The Penaeus vannamei isolate JL-2024 chromosome 2, ASM4276789v1, whole genome shotgun sequence region tatatatataagtctgtatatatatgtatatatatgtatatatatatatatatatatatatatatatatatatatatatatatatatatatatatatatatatgtgtgtgtgtgtgtgtgtgtgtgtgtgtgtgtgtgtatatatatatatatatatacatacatataaatatatatatatatatatatatatatatatatatatatatatacatacatacatatatatatatatatatatatatatatatatatacatacatacagatatatatatatatatttatatatatatatacatatacatatatatatacatatatatatatattatatatatatacatatgtatgtatatatatatatatatatatatatatatatatatatatatgtgtgtacatatacatatatatatatatatatatatatatatatatatatgtacaaatatatatatatatatatatatgtacataaatatatatatatatatatatatatatatatatatatatatatatatatatatatatatgtatatatatatatatatatatatatatatatatatatgtgtgtgtgtgtgtgtgtgtgtgtgtgtgtgtgtgtgtatatatatatatatacaagtatatatatacatatatatatatatgtacataaatatatatatacacatatatatatatataaatatacacgcacacacacacacatatatatatatatatatatatatatatatatatatatatatatatatatatatatacacacacacacacacacacacacacacacacacacatatatatatatatatatatatatatatatatatatatatatatacacatatatatgtatatatatctatatatatatgtatatatatatatgtgtatagatatacacacacacataatatatatatatatatatatatatatatatatgtacacacaatatatatatatatatatatatatatatatatatatgataaatttatatggatatatgatatatatatatatatgtatatatatatatattatatatatatgtatgatatatatatatatatcttatatatatatattatatatagatatatatgtaaatatatatatatatatatatatatatatatgtatatatatatatatacacatacatacatacacacacacatacacacacacacacacacacacacacacacacacacacacacacacaaacacacacacacacacatatatatatatatatatatatatatatatagacatatatatatatatatatatatatatatatatatatatatatatatatatatgtgtgtgtgtgtgtgtgtgtgtgtgtgtgtgtttacatatatacatatatatatatatatatatatatatatatatatatatatatatatatatattacacacacacacacacacacacacacacacacacacacacactaacacacacacacacatatatatatatatatatatatatatatatatatatatatatatatatatatataaagagagagagagagagagagagagagagagagagagagagagaagagagagagagagagagagagagagagagagagagagagagagagagagagagagaggagggagagagggagagagggaaggagagaaagagagaaagagagaaagagagacagagagacagagagacagagagacagagagacagagagagagagagagagagagaaagagagagagagagagagagagagagagagagagagagagagagagagagagagagagagagagagggagagaaggagagaaggagagagagagagagaaaagagaagaagagagtagagcagagaagagagaggaggagagaagagagaagaaaatagaagagcgaaagagaaacagtATTGTGCATTTGTAAACATACGAGCCAATGATCTATTTACGCACCAGGGAATGGGTGGTTGTGGTTCCCTATTCACTGTAGTACAGTACCTTCATAAAAGTGTTCGATATATTACCAAAAGAGATTTCATGTCGTATGTTTTGTTACAGTGAGAGATGTAACGCGTAAATAAGTGGTAATCAAATAAACCTCATTTAAATTTACCGCACATATAGGGAAGATCGCCCGAGGTACCATGACTATAACTTGCGGCGTATGTTCTTGTAGCTATTGAATTTTGTGACCATAGCGTAGTTTTTCAAATAGCAAACCGTGTCAATGGAGTGCTATATTCTGGAATAACATTATGTTTGACTTTCTCTTAAACCGTCACAGTAAACACGTAAAATTGAACTCAATAAGTGAAATTTAAGGGAGCAAAATTAATGGACGCAAACTCAGATCCAGGAGAAAAGTTGGGAACCTTAAAAGCAATGGACTACGAATCACAAACTAACAGAAGACCTAGGGAAGAAAGTGACAAGAAATCCTGTATCCCAAACTTGGCCGGAGACATAAGAGCTGGCAGAAACTTGAAGTAAATCAACAACCCAGGACAGACGACCAGGCAAACAGAACATGAAGCTCATTATTAGCTTAGCCGGAAAATCAGACAAATAGGCCGAGGATACCATTACAGCAGCCGTATCCTGATTTCTTGCAGTTTGCGCTTATGTCATTTTCGGGTAATAAGCACGACACTGGAGACGGCACTGCCGTATTCGGCATTCCAAACCAAACTCAAATAACCATCATAACTAACGAGCTtaactttaacctaacctaaccaaacctcacctcaactcaactcaactcaacttaACTAACAACTCaattcaactcaactcaactcctTTCCTCTatactccactccactccactcacttcACCAAATTGAGCGTGGTATTATCAAGTATTCTTTACTACCATCTTGTTGATTGGTGGAagtggtaattctttacagtaccgAGGAGGGATGGTTAATGGCGGGGCTCAGCCCCCCAATACCCcaaggaaacattgtcttcaccttatatgcacagcaagatagagctgatgCTTGGGGGTACCAAGTGGACTTAGGCTGGGAGTGTCACTTTCCGCaatctttttactttatttgtgtctgcagattatttcttgtaccattCACTGCAACTTTTTTgttctctacaagaatatcatattcaatttcaGTGGGTCCTTAGAATAAAGACTAACAGTGAATTACAATTTCTTCATGAATCCGCAGGACATGACCGTACAAATAGCTATCACCAATTGGGATATGGCATCCATACCAGTAGTCAGTTCAATTTTAATCCATAATGCATTGAATAAATCAGTATTTCCAAAATATATAATAGAGGACTCCCAAAAAGTGCACGAGAAAGCAATAGGATTCGAGgttaatcattttttaaaatctgatcATCAAACTGGGAGACTAGAATATTGATTGCAAACAACctgtatagaataaaaaaaaataagtttacAGTTTAAGTTACTTATAGCAACGCACgtggacaccaccatcttataCAGTAGAAAAGATAGAATAGTATACTACAGagtttaagctgcagcggcctcatatttaccagtaaatgaaaaaaaaagaaaaatcccttGCTCATTGTTGTTGGAGGGGGTCTAGAAAACTGAGATTTAGGCCCAGTGTAGGGAATTACCCCTACCTTGGCCCTctgcccttgcctcaactaattttgcatgggtATCATAttctcccactttccttttccttttcctcagccCCTTCTGTCCACACCCTAAGGAGTGAGAGCTGTGCCGAAAGGATGAATCTAACCTGAGTATGAGGCAATAATACCATTCTATATATCTTACCAAAATTAATCATCACTCCTCTCCTCAATTGTTATTTCTCTATTTAAAACACCCATAACCTAGTGTTGCTTAGCATGATCTAACCTAATTTAGCCTAACTTAATCTATTATTAGCAATAATCCATTCTTTCCAAATTAGCTTAATCTCATCTTATATAATATTTGTAAACTTAACTGTTCCTAACCTGTGTAACAGGCCATTACTTACCCAAACATTCATCATGTAGATAATGCTGAAGGGGGGGTTTATTGAAACTTTTAACacaacttttctttttcattcacagAAAAATAGGACAGAGGATGTAATTGGTACTGATGTATCattgagaatcaagaaaatatCTTCCATCTGGTGTACATGAAGATATGGCGATGTACTAGCATAATGCAGATATCATGAAGAGCCCAAGAGAGATTGTGTTTCTGATATCTGTCATCTTGTGTGTTGATGTAACAAGTAAGCATCTCCAGGGTTTGCACTGTTACTGGGCACTGGTGTCTTTCCTTTTGCTACGGTTGCTGTAATTTTCTCCCTATGTCTTTCCTATGGTATCTTGCACTTAATACATGTATTTCAGGTCTCAATAGATGAAATTTGATTTTGAATATTTTAATTTGGATATTATTTATGGAAGTAATGCACTCAAGTAAAAGAATTTATAAGAATGAATAACTCTGCTTATTATAACCTTCATAATTTAGTAAGTTTTTGCATTATAAAATGGCTGTTTTAATCGTAAATCATATTTTGCAGATGGTGAACTTGGCGCAGCATGTTACTCATTGACTGACTGTACAACGGATGCAGATTGCATACACGGGATCTGTAATTGTACTGAGATTTGGTATATAGGGAATTCTCTTACACCAATATGTAGGTCTTgtaagtcctttttttttttcttttttgcatgagAAAAGAATAATTGGGAGTGGTTGTTTCTGTGTGTTATATGagaagttttatttattattttgactTTTGCAGGGCAGTATGAGAAATTGTGTACAAAGGATGAAGAGTGTTGGGAAAATGCCAAGTGCATATCCGTGAAATGTGAATGTAATGAAGGGTTTTACAGAATTAATTCTTCATGCCGTAAAGGTAAGATATTCTTGCATTGCTCACATTGAATTTGAGATTACCATGGTATTGCAGATAAAAGTCAAATTAATGTAACAGATTAAATTATCTGAAAGAGTGGATTTTCATTTAGTGATTAACATTTATCTATATGAGAAAATATTAAAATGTAAAATTCATGCAATAAGTTCCTGTATTGCAGGAGATAAAATTATTTAGTGAGCTTATGTTTTAGACTATTTGTACAGAGCAGCTGAAAGGTTATTCAACAATTAAaagatatttacattttttgtgaTATTTCAGTTCTCTCTTATACAAGCTAATCAGGTCATAGGGGTAGTTAATGATAATTTGAACTTGACAAATATTGATGTAAATTTGATTAGATTTTTAAGCCAACTCTCCTTCTTACAGTAAAACTACAGGGTGTGATGAAGCAGTGCAAAATAAATTTAAATGGAGCAGATACAGAAATGTGTGATATTAACAAACATAGTATTTGTATTGAAAATACATGTGTTTGCACTAAGTAAGTAATGAATCTTAAATAGCCAATTTTCTTAAAAAGTTGACAGTCATCTAGTTTCATTGTAGATGGAATTTTTACATCACCCAGTCCTAAAGAAATAGTTTTAAAAAGCCCACATTTGTATAAAATGTGAAGACAGATTTTTTATACTTGATTAAGTGTAAAGAGGAAAATTGTATCTATTATCTTCACTTAGATCACTGTaattgacttttctctctctgtaatgtGCAGACTCTATTCAGTTAACTTGAGACCAGTTATGTTGCTCTAAAGTTTAATCACAGGAAAAATTCAAGTTTCATTTAGGAAAAggaagtattgttatcatcattaatgttattaaaagACTCttttatgatttaaaaaaatttatCTTCGTCTTTATGCCAGGGGCTACATACCAAACAAATACGGACAGTGTGAGTCAAAGGAATCATATTTGACCCGGACACGAAGGACTGGTGCGTAAGCCTGAAATGAAATTCAGCTAAATTATTTTAAGTTGAAGAAATATCAATGCttggtgaatatgtatatatatatttttttttttacaaaaatgtaAGCCATAGACGATGTgcatctgtttatattttttccaatAACCTTTGATTTGAAATGAGATGTTTAATTTGTAcaacactttttttattttaacacTCATTGTTATCACTCTCTAACGTAGAGAAGGGCAAGGATACACAAGTGATATTTAGTCCCATTAATAAGCATGACATTGGTATTGCCACTTCCAGATagcattataacacacacacatacatctgtacATTTACACATATCATGCTGGAATTTGCTCAAGAGCAACATTTCTGCAACACATTAATGTATTTTCAGAATATCGTGTTACACCAGGTGAATACTGTAGAGAGGATACAGACTGTATTGAAGGCCTAGAATGCAAGAGCTTTGAGTGTACGTGTCCAAGGTATGTGCTacattctgtctgtgtgtctgtctgtctatttgtctttctctgtgtctccatCTGTGggttggagacacacacacacacacacacacacacacacacacacacacacacacacacacacacacacacacacacacacacacacacacacacacactctctctctctctctctctctctctctctctctctctctctctctctctctctctctctctctctctctctctctctctctctctctctctctctctctctctctcacatatctgcTTTTATATTTTAATCTATACTGAACACACATCTCAATATTTTAAGGCAATATTGATATACTGAACTTTCCTCTTCAGtctattattgtaatatttttcaGTGGTTGTAAACATGTTGCAAGGAATATGGCTTGTGACTGTGGAGACGTTGAAACTGAGGTTGCACCAATTATTGTTGGAGTCCTTCTAGGTGTGATTAATATTTCTTTCTGGTTCTGGGCAATAAGGAGAACCAT contains the following coding sequences:
- the LOC113818571 gene encoding uncharacterized protein — protein: MKSPREIVFLISVILCVDVTNGELGAACYSLTDCTTDADCIHGICNCTEIWYIGNSLTPICRSWQYEKLCTKDEECWENAKCISVKCECNEGFYRINSSCRKVKLQGVMKQCKINLNGADTEMCDINKHSICIENTCVCTKGYIPNKYGQCESKESYLTRTRRTEYRVTPGEYCREDTDCIEGLECKSFECTCPSGCKHVARNMACDCGDVETEVAPIIVGVLLGVINISFWFWAIRRTIVKHKEKMKRLSYRTAINDDVSASHPLSPVQSSDQTVAGFVSPSSRTAGTPIREDRGTSRPYSINPPTAPNNPVNLASDNPPSYEEVISSPLYKPKPSGLQNAPDPPPYIPLSSGTWQSSSPSHSPTAPPYSISPQATLQSGSLDAIPNPGNPSTPAVSLSSPLHSSVPEIQQAYNPNFYDGNVSGSAASDGPSRL